A genomic region of Metopolophium dirhodum isolate CAU chromosome 1, ASM1992520v1, whole genome shotgun sequence contains the following coding sequences:
- the LOC132934494 gene encoding uncharacterized protein LOC132934494, translating to MLTRKEELFVKPFQQRLYHQHKVKLKSATARVDTTPPQEWQHIVLKTKKYQKERERCTQILLNNGILWRHLSEIMSTRRVDNRWDYEQPKFFHRVNLFTKSNNKLTVDIEESSESGKIQTEVKNERCIACNPKLSIIKVNIILCRISMYKLIIILY from the exons ATGTTGACGCGTAAAGAAGAATTATTTGTGAAGCCTTTTCAGCAAAGATTATATCATCAACATAAAGTCAAA CTCAAGTCGGCCACCGCGCGGGTGGATACGACCCCACCGCAGGAGTGGCAGCACATAGTGCTGAAGACAAAGAAATACCAAAAGGAACGAGAGAGGTGTACGCAGATATTATTGAACAATGGTATTTTGTGGCGACATTTGAGTGAAATAATGAGCACCAGACGTGTGGACAACCGTTGGGATTACGAACAACCAAA GTTTTTTCATAGAgtcaatttatttacaaaaagtaACAATAAACTAACTGTTGATATTGAAGAATCGTCAGAATCTGGTAAAATACAGACTGAAGTAAAAAATGAAAGGTGCATTGCATGTAATCCAAAATTGTCAATTATCAAGgtgaacattattttatgcaGGATCTCAATGTATAAgttaataatcatattgtattaa